The nucleotide window TGCATTTGCCATACACATACCAATACTAACTGCTTCACCATGTAAATATGTATTATAATTTGTTTCATTTTCTATTACATGACCAAAAGTATGTCCATAATTTAAAGCAGCTCTTATTCCAAGTTCTTTTTCATCTTGTGAAACTACATTTGCTTTTGTTTCAACTGATTTTGCAATTGCTATTTGAATATTTTTTTCATCATTTAAATCATGAGATTCAAGCCACTCAAAAAAATCTTTATTAAAAGTTACTGCCATTTTTACTATTTCAGCAACACCTGCTCCAAATTCTCTTTTTGGTAAAGTTTTAAGCATAGATGGATCGATATAAACAGCAATTGGTTGATGAAAAGTTCCAACTAAATTTTTTCCAAATTTATTGTTTATTCCTGTTTTTCCGCCAACACTCGCATCAACTTGAGAAAGTAATGTTGTTGGAATTTGAACAAAATCAATTCCTCTTTGATAAATTGAAGATGCAAATCCAGTCATATCTCCAATTACACCACCACCAAATGCAATAAGTAAAGATTTTCTATCAAGTCTATTTGTAAAACAGTGAGCCAATATAGACTCTATTGTTTCCATATTTTTATACTCTTCACCATCTGGAATAGTACAAATACTTAACTCTCGAGCCTTTAATTTTGATTTTAAATATTCTAAATGAAAACCACTAACTGTTGGATTTGTAACAATCACAACTTTTCTATCAAAATATAAATCTTTCAGTTCATCTATAAAAATATCATATGAATTATCATGGGGTAAAGTTATATTAACAGTCATTTTTTATTTATCCAAATTATTTATTTAATAAGGATTTTATAATAGCTAAAAAAAAACTAAAAAGAGGTTAAAACTCTCTTTTTATTTTTCTTCACTTAAATTTTGCATTATAGGACCACAAATAGCATTTATTCCTATTTTAGACAAAATATCTATATCTGAAATATCATTTACAGAAGTTGCAATAAGTTTTATATCTAAAGATTGTGTTAAGATTTTTAAAACATTTAAACTTTGTCTTGATTCTAATAAAAAATATTTAGAAGCTTTAATATATGAAGGTTTTAACTCTTTTAAATATGAGTAATCATCACTATTTGCTATGAAATTAAATATTGCAAATTTAAAGTCAAATTCTTTAAATAAATTTATATAAATAACACTATTATGAAGATTCTTATTAAATGCTTCTTCTTCTATTTCAAATATTATATTTTTATTATTTGATATTTTGGTAAATAACTCTTTAAGTTTTGGATAATTATTTAAATCTTCTATAAATACTGTTGGTAGTTGAATAGATATATCTTCATCTTTATTTTGATTATTTTTTAAAACTTTTTCTATAATATGTAAATAAACATCATTTAATCTACCTAGTTCTAAAATAGGAGCAATAAATCCTCTATATGAAAAACTATCTTCATCATAATTTAGTTCAAAACTTATAGTTTTATGTAAAATATCTTTTAAATTAATATCTACAACATTTCTATAAAGTAATTTGAAATAATCCTCTTCAAGTGAAATATTTATTATTTTTATCCATTCTTCTTTTGTCATACATTTATCAATATCTTTTATAAAATAAAACTCTTTTTCAGTATAAACTTTTGCTTGAGAAATCACATAATCCATTTTAGTTAAAAGTGTACTAACACTTTGTTCAGCTTCATATTTGAATAATCCAATAAACATTTTTTCTTTTATAATTTCTAAAATAGAATAAGCTTTTTTAGTAAACTCTAAAATATCTGCTTTTACTTTTTCTTCATTTATATTTGGAAGTAATAAAACAAATTCTGAACCATTTATTCTTACTACTAAATTTGAATCTTTTTGAAACTCTTCTTTCATTAAATTTGAAAGTTTTAACAAAATATTATTTGTTCTTTCATAACCAAACATTTTATTCAAAATATCAACTTTTAGAGATACAATGGCAACAAATCCCTTATTATTTGGATTATATTTATCTAAATATTCATTTGCTTTCAAAATAAAATATTTTCTATTATTAAGTTTTGTTACTTCATCAAAATATAAAAGTTCTTTATTAAGTTTTAAAACACTATTCGTATTTTCAAACATTTTTTCAATTTTATCTATCATACTATTTATACTTAAAGTTACAGATTTAAACTCTGAAGTAAAAGGTAAATCATTTTGGATAATAAACTCATTTTTCATTACAGCATCAGCTTGTTTTTTTATGACAATAAGTGGTTTTAACATATATTTAAATAGATAAAATAGAATAAATAGTAAAAGAGTAAAACTCAATAACAAAGAAAAAATAAGATTATTAAAAATAGAATATATTTGATTATAAAAAATTGTTCTGTCATTATATATTTCTATATTTCCTAAAACATTCCAACCATTTGAAATTGTAGATTTTGCAGATATTTCACCGATATTTATCAGTTTTATAAACCAAGATGGAATATTTTTTTCATCTAAAACTATCTCTTTTTTTACTTCATAAATGATATTTTCATCTACATCTTTGAAAACGATTTTTTCATAATTTCCATTATCAAAGGTTGCATTTATAACTGTTTTGATAGAACTTATATCAGTTCCGGCATTTGTAATTGATAAACTTATACTTGATACACTATTTTGAACATTTTCATATAAAGATTTTTCTGTTGAATCTTTTATTATTTTAAATGAAACTACTGTTATTAGTATAAATAATATTGCAAAAATAAATGACAATACAAGTGAAACTTGTTTAAATAAACTCATATTTTGTTCTCCCTAAAATTTTTTAATACAACATCCCATTTTTTATGAGCTGCTGTTTTACCACCTTTATCCAAAATATTTGGATTAAAATTATAAATTGGTTTTAAATCACTTCTTTTTGATGCAGGAAAAATTATTTTTCTTATACTATCTAAGATTAAGGGTTCTGATGTTGGTGTTTCAAAATATGTAAGAACCATATGAGCATCTTTTGCTCCTTCAAGTCTAACATAACTTAAAAACATTTTAGATGTAGGAATTCCTAAATGTTTTAATGCAAAATATTTTGCAATAACATAATCTTCACAATCTCCTTTATCTTTTGCTAAAAATTCATAAGGAGAAGCCCAATAATCACTAACTCCATAAATATCTTTATCATCGCCATATTTTACAGCATTAAAAAAATCATTTACTTTTTCAAGTTTTGTTTTTGTATCACTATTTTCTAATTTCTTCAATAACTTATTTAATGCTAAAAATCTGTTTTTTGCAAATTTATTATATATTTTTTCCACTTTCTGAATCAGTGAATCATTTGCAAAATCTGCTGAATAACTTGTAAAGATTAATAATAAAATGATTATAAAAATTTTCATAAAAACATTGTATCAAAATATATAAAGAGATAAAAGAATTTATCTCTTTAATATTTTTAAATTATTTGATCTTGAATGTTTTGTTCAACTTTAACTTGAACAGAATTGTCATTAGTATTTGTATAAATATCAAATCCACTATCAGTTCCTGAACCAGCTGTTTTTGACCATCCTGAATCAGAAAATGAAACTTTATCTTCATTTGTACCAGTAATTTTTAAAGTATTGCTACTATCAGTCATATTAAGTACATCTTGTAAAGTTATATTTTCAAGTTTATTTTCTCCACTTTGACTTAAATCAATAGTATTAATATTTTTTAAAGTACTATTTGATGATAAATCAGCAATTTTGTCAAAATCTAAGCTAACTCCTGAATCAAGAGTGAAATTACCTGAAACATCTGAAAGTTTTAAATCAAATGTTTTAGCTAAACTACTATCACTTTCATCTGTATTTGTTCCATCTGTATCAACTGTTTTAGCAGTTACTGATACACCATTTACAGATTTATCATGTAATAATTCAATATTATTTATTTGATCAAATGCTATTCCTTCTATAGTCCATTTACTTCCACTTTCATCCCAACTAACATCAATAGCTGTACCATTAGCTGTACCATTATATCTAAATTGAGCAGATTCATCTAATCCAG belongs to Arcobacter defluvii and includes:
- the aroB gene encoding 3-dehydroquinate synthase, which encodes MTVNITLPHDNSYDIFIDELKDLYFDRKVVIVTNPTVSGFHLEYLKSKLKARELSICTIPDGEEYKNMETIESILAHCFTNRLDRKSLLIAFGGGVIGDMTGFASSIYQRGIDFVQIPTTLLSQVDASVGGKTGINNKFGKNLVGTFHQPIAVYIDPSMLKTLPKREFGAGVAEIVKMAVTFNKDFFEWLESHDLNDEKNIQIAIAKSVETKANVVSQDEKELGIRAALNYGHTFGHVIENETNYNTYLHGEAVSIGMCMANALAVKLGFMSKDEELRVNKLLEKYDIPTTYKIKNVEDFYEHFFLDKKSLDNKIKFILPIGIGDCKITNEITKDDVIEILKGF
- a CDS encoding bifunctional diguanylate cyclase/phosphodiesterase; translation: MSLFKQVSLVLSFIFAILFILITVVSFKIIKDSTEKSLYENVQNSVSSISLSITNAGTDISSIKTVINATFDNGNYEKIVFKDVDENIIYEVKKEIVLDEKNIPSWFIKLINIGEISAKSTISNGWNVLGNIEIYNDRTIFYNQIYSIFNNLIFSLLLSFTLLLFILFYLFKYMLKPLIVIKKQADAVMKNEFIIQNDLPFTSEFKSVTLSINSMIDKIEKMFENTNSVLKLNKELLYFDEVTKLNNRKYFILKANEYLDKYNPNNKGFVAIVSLKVDILNKMFGYERTNNILLKLSNLMKEEFQKDSNLVVRINGSEFVLLLPNINEEKVKADILEFTKKAYSILEIIKEKMFIGLFKYEAEQSVSTLLTKMDYVISQAKVYTEKEFYFIKDIDKCMTKEEWIKIINISLEEDYFKLLYRNVVDINLKDILHKTISFELNYDEDSFSYRGFIAPILELGRLNDVYLHIIEKVLKNNQNKDEDISIQLPTVFIEDLNNYPKLKELFTKISNNKNIIFEIEEEAFNKNLHNSVIYINLFKEFDFKFAIFNFIANSDDYSYLKELKPSYIKASKYFLLESRQSLNVLKILTQSLDIKLIATSVNDISDIDILSKIGINAICGPIMQNLSEEK
- a CDS encoding transglutaminase-like cysteine peptidase; translated protein: MKIFIIILLLIFTSYSADFANDSLIQKVEKIYNKFAKNRFLALNKLLKKLENSDTKTKLEKVNDFFNAVKYGDDKDIYGVSDYWASPYEFLAKDKGDCEDYVIAKYFALKHLGIPTSKMFLSYVRLEGAKDAHMVLTYFETPTSEPLILDSIRKIIFPASKRSDLKPIYNFNPNILDKGGKTAAHKKWDVVLKNFRENKI